AGAGAAATCTTGGAAAACACCAATAGAAATAGACGGAGAATCCATTGAAATCACCCTAAGGCCATTGGAAAAATCAGATGAAGAAgatttctatgagtcgtcaacAGAAGATAAAATCACCCGTTTTTGCACTGTGGAAACTTACATTCGCAAATATAACCACTATTTAAAATTTAGCAAATATAGAGACATTCCCAAACCATGGTTCAGAGTAATCAGCATGAATAAAAAGGCTATTGGGTTCATTTCTGTAAGTCCAAATTCTGGTTTTGATGAATGCAGAGCAGAACTTGCATTTGCCTTGTCTTACAAATATTGGGGCAAAGGAATTGTCACAACAGCAGTGAAAATGATGGTTTCTAAGATTTTCTTAGAGTGGCCATATTTGAAAAGACTTGAAGCTAAGGTTGATATGGAAAATAAAGGGTCAAAAAGGGTATTGGAAAAAGTTGGATTCTTGAAAGAAGGAGTTTTAAGAAAGTACATGGTAGTGAAGGGGATAACAAGAGATATGGTGATGTTTAGCCTTCTAAATACAGATTCTCATCTACCTTAGTTACTTTAGTAAGAGTTTAAGTTATGTGCACTGctagtaataatattttttaggcGTTCAGATGAATTGGATCTCTTCAATTTATAAATTGGATATAATATGTTATTactctattttttttgaatttttccaaTCTATTTTCTTTATGAGTTCATTccaaatcatataattaaagacAATTTCTATTTGATATAATCTATTTGTGTAAGTATTTTACCGTTAAGAAGCAATTATCTCCTAACTTGCTATAACTATAAAATACTCCCCTTTCACGAATTACTATGTTTATTCTAGTGATCCATAAACAAAGAAAATCTCTCCTTTTTCTATCCCTATACCGACGAAACTAAAACTTTTATGTTCTGTTGAATAATAGTTCTAGTGAGCCTTGAATGAGCCCCTTGAAACCAACTTGATGCAAATACAACAAATTTTTGTTCTACGTCTCCAATCTATATTTCGTATCAAATAAAACGACTGAATATTGCCAAATTCGTGAGCAGAACTATAGCACCGCCCCTAAGCCAAAGCATGCGGCTTTGTCTCTAAAAAAAAAGAGTCAAGTTTTGCTTCATGGGTTCATCAATGGACTGAAGAAGTGACTATATTCTGATTTAACACAAGGAGCCTCAAATGATCATAGTAGTTTAAGATTATGAGAAGGAACCCTTTTAGGCTATAGTTTTTTGGGAAATTTTCAAGAATATACCGcacaatataaaatattacatcACGTAGCCATATTTCagtttatataatattatacataatgaATCAATCTTATAGAATAATGTTTATACATTAAGATAAGCTAAACCAGGTAACAAACTCAAAATATGAGCTAAAACATGTAAATGTTTCTCCTAGACATAGAGCATAATTTCCCATTTTTTTCACATAATTTGATCAGTTGATAAGAAGCTATAGATGAACATATCTCTAATTTCACCTTTGTTACAACCATACTTCCTTAAAAATCCTTCTTTCTTGAAACCAACTTTTTCTAGCACCTTCTGTGAACCTCTATTTTCATGTTCCACCAATGCTTCTACCCTCACCAAATTAGGAAAATCTTTGAACACAATTGGTATAGCCATTTTTAATGCCTTAGTAACAATTCCTTGTCCCCAATAATCATAACCAATGGCATATGCAATGTGAGCTCTATGATTTTCATTCCCAGATTCTGGCCTAACCGATACGTATCCGATTGAACGATCATCCAAGCAAATGGATCGACTCCATGGATGAGGAATAACAACTTGTTGGATGTAATTTGATGCTGCTTCAATTGAAGTGATTGTGTTCCATCTTAGATAATATGTTACGTTATCGTCCTTAGCCCATTTCATGAGGTCATTAGCATCAGAAATTTTGAATGGCCTGAGAGAGATTCTTGAGTTGTCCATTTAATTGATCTTGTTTTAGCTATTTGATCCCCTTTGTAATTTACTCTGTTTACTGAATTTGTATGCGTCTTAGTTGAGTGAGTTTTTGACCATACTATAACTATATAAGGCATGTGATGCTGTGGAGACGTATGAGCCACTACTCTTTTGTAGTAAATGTCAATGTTATTGTGTGGAAAATTACAAATATGGTTGGATGATCTACAAGAAACTTGCTTTTTGACATAAATTTTTCATGTTAGATACTAGAATATGCTCGAGTATTATATTTAAACTACAAATTTGCattgaatttaataaaataatgttttttttttaaaaaaaactttgttACTAAGCTAAAAAGAGAGAACTCTTGCTCTAGTAAGCAGTATATCCAACTTTTGAATCCTTTTCTTGCATTACTGTGTTTGATAGGAAAATGTTtcctagaaaatatttatttgaaaaataagtcaatttttaatttgttttttggtATTAATTAGTAAGAGAGCAAAAAgttaatatttcaattttttttatatataagctAGTATAATATTATGAGGCTATGCAAAgattttcttaatttaattttagttaaaAGAACTTTTCAGgtaatctttaaaaaatatcaaaacatcATGGTTTATGAACTTTTTTTTGGAGTATATTTTTAGATTTAAAAAAAGTTTGATGCATTAAGCTTTTGTTATTCATGAGgtctcatattttatatttttataagagATTATTTTCACaaattaaatatgtaattttctaATTACGTGATAAAATCTTTTTCAAATACGTCTAAATATTGATATTGAACTGAAAATAACATCCTAACTTTTAACCATAAAAAAATATGGTGCAGTAGATGAGACTATTTctcttttaattataattttcaaattcaagacttaaatatcaaaaaattcttaataattgtttttttaatatatggtgcgaatttaaaataataaacctCAATAGAAATATGATCTAACATCGAATAGCACCCCTCATGGATTTTCCAAGAAAAAAGTTGGAAAGTAGTCAAGTGAGGCGGCTAATGAAAATTATAGCTTTCTTTAATAGTCTGCAAATGGCCCGTGATAGTTCCATTCCTTGGTGGCCAAGTCATAAAAACAGTAGACACCTAGACTTCATTTTACACgcctcttattttattttatcttgtaCTCATATCAGGCTAGTAATTCATTGTCTGATTAATTCAAAAATCATATTATACAACAGTAACAATAATTCAGTGAATCCCACATCGGGTCTGGAAAGGGTAAAGTGTATTCAAACCTGACTCCTATCAATATAGGACGGCTGTTTTTACGAATCAaaaatcatattatattatatagaatTAGGCATAAAActtagataaatatttaaatgtGGAACAAATAAATACTTccaactttaaaaatatatattttgacatttcaatatatttttgttgtgtttcaTAGACATCGGACTGTCATGAtatagaaattttgaagaatttaattGACACAATAAAAACGAATTAATTAGATATCTAAATATACATTATCAAAATTTAAGTATTTAGTTATCATTGAAGCAAAATTAAAGTATCTATCTATCTATGAATTATATatgcattaaaaaaaactattagAAATTTctctattcttatgatttacaaaatttatatttattctaTAATAAAAGTACGAAGGCtcttattatttaaatttttttccaagattttattttaaacaAAATCGTATTCTTATATTTGCTGACTCCTCCATTTTCCCTGGTCAAATTAGTTCCAAgagtaataatataaaaaaggcCATATGTCAATGATCTATAGAAATTATACCATCTATAACCTCTAAAAAACCTTCATTGTTTTTAgcttcaaatattttcatttttttttaatcttgagACAATGGAATCTAATTCATCCCCTAACAAAAAAGATGACATAATAAGTTTCAGGTTATTAGACCTGACAGATGTTGATGATTTTATGGAATGGTTTGGTGATGACAAGGTTAGTAAATTTTGTTCATGGGATACTTTCAAATCCAAAGAAGATGCCATGTCATATGTTGTTGATGTTGCAATACCACATCCATGGTTCAGAGCAATTTGTTTAAATGGCAAACCAATTGGTTCAATTTCAGTATCCCCTTTTCATGCTAATGAAAAATGTAGGGCTGAACTTGGTTATGTGTTGGGATCAAAGTATTGGGGAAAAGGTATTGCCACAAAAGCAGTGAAGATGGCGGCGTCCGCCATTTTCGTCGAGTGGCCCCACTTAGAGAGACTTGAAGCTGTGGTAGATGTTGATAATCCAGGATCACAAAGGGTATTGGAAAAAGCTGGTTTTAAGAAAGAAGGTGTTTTGAGGAAGTATTATCTTCTTAAAGGGATACCAAAAGATATTGTTATGTTTAGTCTTTTATCTACTAATGAACAAGTTACCTATTTTATGTAAGTAAGTTTGTAAaatcttttaattaattatttggtTTCTTATCAATCATAAGAATGTTATTGACTGTGCTGAGAAATTTAATATTCTTGAATCTTGAGGAGTTCAATTTTAGTTCTAGCTATACTCTTCTCTTATTGACTCTGTTTATCATAAGGCTTGTCATTCTGTAGACAAGATTTGTGTATTTTAAGGTTAGTTTTAGTACTTCAAAATAATTTGTATagttatgtattttatttttttattacttgttttctctcaatttatgtggcgTAAGGGTGGGGGTTTGGGGAGTCTGTAAAGAAAACTTTTATAGGACTGTTTAACATCATGAAATTATTGGAATATAGTAATCCTTCCTTTCCAATTAAgtgtttatcttttttattatgtttcaaAAAGAGTCTCTCTTTATATTTAGTAAGTATTCTAATTTCAAcattctataaaaaaaaatttaagaccGTAAGATTTATAGAATTATACACATTTTTAATTTAGAAATTGTTTGGTGTAAGATATAAGGTATAATAAATCGGGATATAATACAAGTTGGATTGTAGTAATAGATATTGCACTAAAAATAACATGTTGATTAATTTAGTACTTGTGACGGATTCTCCAAAGAAAAGTTGTACAGTTGTCAAAGTGAGGCAATTGTTGTTTACAAGTGACCCATAATAGTTCCATTCCTAAGTGACCAAGTTATAAAACCAGTAAAGACCTAGCAATTTCCTTGAAACATCATTTATCCTTCATGTTAGATATTATATAAAGGGCCAGCTTGGTCTAAAACTATAATCTGTAACATATAAAACCAATAGAATTACTTAGCGTGCTTTTGCAAAAATTTCGTATTGAGGCTATGGATTCTGATTCATTCTGTAGTGATCTTACTCGTCGCGATGAAGAGTTGTCAATGCAATTTGATTATTCAGACATAAGTCTCCGTCTGTTGGACCTCACTGATGTTGATGATTTTATGGAATGGTTTACGGATGACAACGTTACTAAGTTCTGTTCTAATGACACTACTTTCATAGCCAAAGAACACGCGATGAGATACATTGCTGATGTTGTTATACCACATCCATGGTTCAGGGCAATTTGCTTAAATGGCAAGCCAATTGGTTCAATTTCTGTATCACCTTTTCATGGAAGTGATAGATGCAGGGGCGAAATTGGATACGAGATATCATCTAAGTATTGGGGCAAAGGGATTGCCACCAAGGCGGTGAAGATGGTGGCGTCCACCATCTTCTTTGAGTGGCCCCATTTGTTGAGGCTTGAAGCTGTGGTGGCTGTTGATAATCTAGGATCACAGAGGGTGTTGGAAAAGGCTGGTTTTATTAAGGAAGGTGTTTTGAGAAAGTACTATCTTGTTAAGGGGATACCCAAAGATATTGTTATGTTTAGTCTTTTATCTACTGATCAACAACTTTCCTACTTTACTTGAGTAAAGATAGAGTAAGACTCCGTACATACCACCCTTCCCAGATTTCATTTGTAGgattatacaaattatgttattgttattgttgtacaGAGAGATCCCTTACTCAAGACGGAAAGAGTAGAGAGACTGATCCATTATCCACCGAATTTCGAACCTTCGCGCCATGAACATGGAACAAGTTTTTGGATTATATGGAGCAAGTTGATAAATTAAAACAtgcatctttattttctttaatttatataatttttgtttgtttggAAATTGTTTTATTGCTAACACTTGTTAATGCTCTAAGGTTAGGTAATTTATAGATCAATAAGCCAAATTGAAATATCCAACTAATGCATATACAAAAATTTATTATGTAATGTCTGAAcacaattcaagaaaaaaattatgtaactaAAGAATAAGAAAATACAATAATCTCCATCAAGAAAATGACTACAGATCATACGAACTAAAACAAACGGAGCTAGTAATCGATAATACAACAGGTAAAAAAAAGTCGTAGCTGAAAATCTCAGGCCGCGGTGAATGTTGAAGCAACAAagagaaggaagaagaacagAGGAGTTGCCATTTTAGTTG
This DNA window, taken from Solanum dulcamara chromosome 3, daSolDulc1.2, whole genome shotgun sequence, encodes the following:
- the LOC129881817 gene encoding uncharacterized protein LOC129881817; this encodes MTEIEKSWKTPIEIDGESIEITLRPLEKSDEEDFYESSTEDKITRFCTVETYIRKYNHYLKFSKYRDIPKPWFRVISMNKKAIGFISVSPNSGFDECRAELAFALSYKYWGKGIVTTAVKMMVSKIFLEWPYLKRLEAKVDMENKGSKRVLEKVGFLKEGVLRKYMVVKGITRDMVMFSLLNTDSHLP
- the LOC129881818 gene encoding uncharacterized protein LOC129881818, whose product is MDNSRISLRPFKISDANDLMKWAKDDNVTYYLRWNTITSIEAASNYIQQVVIPHPWSRSICLDDRSIGYVSVRPESGNENHRAHIAYAIGYDYWGQGIVTKALKMAIPIVFKDFPNLVRVEALVEHENRGSQKVLEKVGFKKEGFLRKYGCNKGEIRDMFIYSFLSTDQIM
- the LOC129881819 gene encoding uncharacterized protein LOC129881819, which translates into the protein MESNSSPNKKDDIISFRLLDLTDVDDFMEWFGDDKVSKFCSWDTFKSKEDAMSYVVDVAIPHPWFRAICLNGKPIGSISVSPFHANEKCRAELGYVLGSKYWGKGIATKAVKMAASAIFVEWPHLERLEAVVDVDNPGSQRVLEKAGFKKEGVLRKYYLLKGIPKDIVMFSLLSTNEQVTYFM
- the LOC129881820 gene encoding uncharacterized protein LOC129881820 gives rise to the protein MDSDSFCSDLTRRDEELSMQFDYSDISLRLLDLTDVDDFMEWFTDDNVTKFCSNDTTFIAKEHAMRYIADVVIPHPWFRAICLNGKPIGSISVSPFHGSDRCRGEIGYEISSKYWGKGIATKAVKMVASTIFFEWPHLLRLEAVVAVDNLGSQRVLEKAGFIKEGVLRKYYLVKGIPKDIVMFSLLSTDQQLSYFT